From the genome of Natrinema marinum:
GTCGGTCCTCGAGCGTCGTCACGGTGGGGTTGGCGATGCGAGAGTAGATGTAGCCGTCGTCCTCGAGAGCGTAGCGGGCGGCGGCCGTGTCGGCATCCTCGAAGACGTAGGAGGTCGTCTGGTAGATCGGCGGTGCCATCGCGCCGGTCGCCGGATCGGGGGACTGGCCGGCGTGGACGCTGCGCGTCCCGAAGCCGCGCTCGCCACGCTCACCACCAGCGTCGGTCCCGTCGCTCGCGTCGTCGCTCATGTTTAGTATGCATACTCCCCCACGTTCATATGCGTCTCAGTAACGGCAAATACGGCAGGCTAGAGAACGTCACGCATGAATTAGCCGTTCAGCCGTCCCATGCCGCTGACCGCTTCGCTTGCAGGCTCAACTCCTATTGGCAGACGGCGCGCCCGTCTTCGTGTGCAGACAGTTTTCCACCTCATCGCCGACGATCCGGCCCAGCAACAGACCGCGCTCGCGATCGCCGAGAACCTCACACAGGATGACTCCGTCGAGATCGACGACATCGCGATCGTCGCCCAAGCCGATGGCATCGAACCGCTGACGGCCGGCGGGGACGGCAGCGACACGGTCGAGTCACTGCTCGAGACGGGCATCGACGTCAAGGCCTGCAGCAACACGCTCGATTTGAAAGACCTCGCAGAGTCGGATCTCGTCGAGGGCGTCGAGACCGTTCCCTCCGGCGGCGGCGAACTCACGCGGCTGCAAAACGAGGGGTACGCCTACATCCGTCCGTAGCCGCGGGCGCGAACACCTAGTGCTCGAGCGATTCGAGCATCGTCCGAACTGCCCCGGACTCGCTCTCGAGGCCCGCGACCTGCGGGTAGACCGCGACGCAGACCACGAAGTCCTCGCCGTGGGCGACGGGCTCG
Proteins encoded in this window:
- a CDS encoding DsrE family protein, which gives rise to MQTVFHLIADDPAQQQTALAIAENLTQDDSVEIDDIAIVAQADGIEPLTAGGDGSDTVESLLETGIDVKACSNTLDLKDLAESDLVEGVETVPSGGGELTRLQNEGYAYIRP